The Halomonas sp. THAF5a genome segment GCTTCGGCCCGGCCAGCTTCAGCGACCGGCTGATCGCCGATCGTCAGGCCATCGCTCCGCTGCCAACGGGACTCGACTTCGCCGCGGCGGCCACCATCCCCACCACCTTCTTCACGGTCTACTACGCGCTCAAGCACCTGGCGCGCCTGGCGCCCGGCGAGCACGTGCTGATCCACGGCGCGGCCGGCGGCGTCGGCCTCGCCGCCATCCAGGTCGCCCGCTGGCTGGGCGCTGAGATCCACGCCACCGTGGGCTCCGACGAGAAGCGCGACTTCCTGCGCCTGCTCGGCGTCGAGCGCCTGCACGATTCTCGGGCCCTGACCTTCGCCGAGGAGATTCTCGCCGAGACCGACGGCCGCGGCGTCGACGTGGTGCTGAATTCGCTCGCCGGCGAGGCCATCAATCAGAACCTGAGGGTGCTGCGTCCCTTCGGCCGCTTCCTGGAGCTCGGCAAGCGCGACTTCTACGAGAACACCCATATCGGATTACGCCCCTTCCGCAACAACCTCAGCTACTTCGGCATCGATTCCGACCAGCTGATGAAGGCCTGCCCGGAGCTGACTCGCACGCTGTTCACCGAGATGATGGCGCTCTTCGAGGACGGCACCTTCACACCGCTGCCCTACACCGCCTTCGGCCATCACCAGGTCGTCGAGGCCTTCCGCTATATGCAGCAGGCCCGCCAGATCGGCAAGGTGGTGGTGACCCAGGAACACGCACTGGCAGGCTCGGCCCAGCCGGCAGCCACCACGACGCCCTCGCTGAGTCTGCGCGACGACGCCAGCTACCTGGTCACCGGCGGCCTGGGCGGCTTCGGCCTGCGCACCGCCGAGTGGCTCGCCGATCGAGGCGCCCGGCACCTGATCCTGATCGGCCGACGTGGCCTGGATGGCCCGGAGGCACGCGAGGGCGTCGCGCGCCTGCAGGCACAGGGCGTCACGGTCACGGCCGCGGCCTGCGACGTCAACGATCGCGAAGCGCTGGCGGCCCTGCTGGCTCGCTGCCGCGACGAGCTGCCGCCGCTGCGCGGCGTGGTGCATGCCGCCGCCGTCATCGAGGACGCGCTGATCCGCAACCTCGAGGACGAGCGACTCGAGCGCGTGCTGGCCCCCAAGGTGGCGGGCGCCCGCCATCTGGATGAGCTGACCCGCGACGACCCGCTGGAGCTCTTCGTGCTCTACTCCTCGGCGACCACGCTGTTCGGCAACCCCGGCCAGGCCGCCTACGTGGCCGCCAATCACTGGCTCGAGGCACTCGCGGCCGAGCGCCGCGCCCGGGGCCGGCCGGTCACCTGCGTCCGCTGGGGCGCCATCGAGGACGCCGGCTTCCTGGCACGCCACACCCGCACGCGGGAGGCGCTTCAGGAACGCCTCGGCGGCTCGGCCCTGCGCGCCGAGGCCGCCCTGGACGTGCTCGAGGCGATGCTCGAAGCATCACGCGAAGGGCAGACTCCTAGCCTCGGCGTGCTCGAGCTGGAGTGGTCCGCCCTGGCCCGCTTCCTGCCCACGGCAGCGGCGCCGCGATTCAGCGAGATCGCCGGCGCCGCGAGCGGCGACGACCACCAGGACGAGGCCGGACAGGACATCGCCCGGCTGATCGCCGAGCTCACGCCGGAAGAACTCCACGCCACGGTGACCGAGCTGCTCAAGGCGGAGCTGGCCAGCATCCTGATGATCGAGGAGGAGAAGATCGACGTGCACCGCTCGGTCTACGACATGGGCTTCGACTCGCTGATGGGGGTGGAGCTGATGACGGCCATCGAGGCCCGCCTGGGCGTGCGTGTCCCGGTGATGGTGCTCAGCGAGGCCTCGACCCTCGATCGGCTCGCCGCCGTGCTGATCGAGCGCCTGAGCCGAGACGACGCCCCGGACGATGACGACGAGCTGGCAGCCCTGGCCGCTCGGCATGGCGCCGAGACACCCAGCGATCACGATACGCCCACGAGCCAGGAGGCGATTTCCTGATGAGCCGCACACGCCACACATCGGATCTCAAGCAGCAGCTCCTCGGGGAGGCTCGGGGTCGACGGCGCACGCGTCCCGCCGCCCCTCCGTCCAGGGACGAAGCCCCCGGCGCGCCACCGAGCACCACCGGCGTCCCTGAGCACCTGACCCGCTTCGACCAGCACCCCGGCTACCAGCAGCTGAGCATGATGCGCGAGGGTGCTCGGCGGCTCGGCCTGACCGATCCGTTCTTCAAACGCCACGACGGCAACGCCGGAGCAACCACGACGATCCAGGGGCGTGAGTACCTGAACTTCGCCAGCTATAACTACCTCGGCTTCTCCGGCGATCCCCGCGTCAACCGCGCCGCCCAGGACGCCCTGGAGCGCTACGGCAGCTCGGTCTCCGCCAGTCGGATCGTCTCCGGAGAAAGGCCGATTCATGGCGAACTCGAGGCGGCTCTCGCCGAGGCCTACGGCGTGGATGACGCCGTGGCCTTCGTCAGCGGTCACGCCACCAACGTCTCGACCCTCGGCTACCTGCTCGGCCCGCGCGACCTGGTCCTTCACGACGCCTACGTGCACAACAGCGCCCTGGTCGGGGCGCAGCTCTCCGGCGCCCAGCGCATGGCCTTCGCCCACAACGATCCGGCGGCGCTGGAGGACCTGCTGAGCCGTCACCGTCACCGGTTCGAGCGGGTGATGATCGTCATCGAAGGGCTCTACAGCATGGACGGCGACCTGCCAGACTTGCCGCGCTTCGTCGAGATCAAGCGTCGCCACCAGGCCTGGCTGATGGTGGACGAAGCGCACTCCTTCGGCGTGCTGGGCGAACGTGGCCTGGGCCTGCGCGAACACTTCGACGTGCCTGCCAGCGACGTGGATATCTGGATGGGCACCCTGAGCAAGACGCTCGCGGGATGCGGCGGCTTCATTGCCGGCTGCCAGGCGCTGGTAGACACCCTCCGCTACCTGGCGCCAGGGTTTCTCTACAGCGTGGGCATGCCCGCCCAGGTGGCCGCGCCCTCGCTTGCGGCCCTGGCGTTGATGCGCGAGGAGCCCGAGCGCGCCAGGCGGCTGCGCGAGATCTCGCGGTACTTCCTCGACCGGGCGCGGGACAGGGGACTCGACACCGGCGAGAGCATCGGCGCCGCGGTGGTGCCGGTCATCCTCGGCAGCTCACCGCTCGCCGCAAGCGTCTCCCATGCGCTGTTCGAGCGGGGCATCAACGTGCAGCCGATCCTGCATCCCGCCGTGCCGGAGAAGAGCGCGCGGCTGCGTTTCTTCCTCTCCTGCGATCATACCGAGGCCGATATCGACTGCACCCTCGACGAGTTGACAGCCATCCTGGCCGCCCACCCCTGACAGCAAGCTCGGCGCCGGAGCATCGCAAACGTACGCTGCTCCGGCACCGGACACCCGCTTGGTCACTTAAGTACTATATATCTCATAACAATTAATGAGATAACGGAACAGAAACTGCGGCGTTTCCGGCTGGTCTTTCCCCCTAAAAAGACGGTTCTTCCGCGGAAAAACGCCAAAATGTAACTTCTTGAAACTGAGTGTTGCTAGCTTGAGGCAAACAGCAGCAGCACTCAGGCCTTGGAGTGAGAACACGGACGAACAAGGCCGCCTGACAGGGACGATTCCCTACACCTGTTCGCCTTCGGGAGGTGTCGATGAACCGGCACACCGTTCTCGCCCTGGCCTGGCTTTTGATCCCCCCGTCCGTCGCGTTCGATGCTGAGGCGGCGGAGTTTTACCTCTTCGCGGACGGCGGCATCGCCGAACCCGACCTGGGCACCTTGGACCGCCGACAGCAGCGCCATGTCGCGCGGATGACCGGCAACGACGAGGGTGCCCCGGTCAGCGTCGACGATCGCAGCGCCGCGGGCGTCATCGGCGTGGGCCTCCTCCCCTTCCGCCATCTGGCCCTGGAGCTCAGCTACCACTACCTGGGCGACTACCGGCTCGAGAGCCGGGCGCGGATCGACACGGCCTCGCACCAGCTCGACGCGCGAACCACGACGGACGTCGAGGTGCGCGGCTGGGGGCTCAGCGGCAAGCTCCTGCTGCCCATCGGCGAGGCCCTGAGTGCCACCGCCACGCTGGGTGTCGCACGGCTAGAGACCGATATCACAGCCGTGACCACGAGCCGGGGCACCGTCCTCGGCGAATCGATCTCGCGTCGCGAGCGCGACACCTACAGCGTCGAGGACACCGTCGGCATCCTCGGGATCGGCGCCTGGTACCAATACGGCCCGCACGTCGGCCTGCGACTCGACTACCGCTACCTCGGCGGCTTCGGCCAGGGGGACGATGGCGGCGACAGCGACCTGGACCTGGTCACCGCCGGGCTGGTCTACGTCTTCTAGCCGTGTAAACCCATAAGTTTATTCACGGAAAGCCCTAGCTGTAGGGTTCCGGATGAACAACCTACCGAGAGATCACAGCTAGCGGCATGAGCCTGACCATCAGCTGGATGTCGGGGATGGCTCCTGCTCGGCGCCGAGGCGAGCCAATCGCGTCTGTTGATCGCAGTGGCCGCAGGTGACCATGGTCAGGTTGTTGTCGACCGGCTCAAGCGTGAACTCTTTCCAGTCATTGTTCTGGGCGATTTCGATAGTGCCGCAGTGGCAGGAAAGGATGCGCCGACCCTGGGGGTCGATAGCGAGTGTGATGGGTCTCATGGGCAATCCCTCCTTGGGCCTGCCTTGAAGATACGCTATCGCGCTGCAGGACTGCGTAAGAGATCGCGACCGCTGTATGTAAGAGATCACGCAGATTATCCCCCCCGGGGTCAGACCCTAACGTTTTCTGAGGGGTCTGACCCCTCAGGGAAATTAGGCGCTGCCCCAGACGATGAAATGGGGGTTCAGGTGCTGCGCGGGTGTGGCGTAGGAGAGCGGCTGCCCCTCCAGGGTATCGACGCGGCCCCCCGCCTGCTCGACCACCGCCTGGGCGGCACCAGTGTCCCACAGGCAGGTGGGCCCGAGACGCGGATAGACATCCGCCGCGCCCTCGGCCACCAGGCAGAGCTTCAGCGAGCTGCCCATGGGCACCATCTCATGCTCACCCAGCTCTTCGAGCCATTCGGCGAGGTCCGGGCTCGGATGGGAGCGGCTGCCCACCACGCGCCAGATGGCGTTTTCGGCAGGCCGGCCGGCGACATGGATCGACCGGCGCCCGCCATCGCCCTCCACCTTGAAGGCGCCCACGCCCTCGGCGGCGAGGTAAGACACCTCCAGCGCCGGCGCGACGACCACGCCGAGCACGGGCTTGCCGTATTCGATCAGCGCGATGTTGACGGTGAACTCGCCGTTGCGCTTGATGAACTCCTTGGTACCGTCCAGCGGGTCGACCAGCCAGTAGCGGCCGTCGGCGTCCGCACCGGCAAAGCCCTCGGTGTGCTCCTCGGAGAGCACGGGAATCTCGCCCGGCAGTGCCTCGAGACCCGCCACGATGACCTCATGGGCGGCCTGGTCGGCCTCGGTCAGCGGGCTCTTGTCCGCCTTTTCCTCGATGGAGAAGTCCCGGGCGTAAATCGCCATGATGGCGTCGCCGGCGTCCTTGGCGATGGTGTGGGCCTGATCGAGCAGGTCAGGCATATCTAGCGGCATGTGATGGTCCCTATCGTGACAACCCGACACAGCCGGCCGGGGTTTGATGTTCTTGGGCCCCTTGTTTCGACTAACGATGTCAGCATCGGAGGCTTACCCTTGTGGGAGCCGTGCTCGCACGGCGAAAAAGCAGCGGGCACATAATCGCCGTGCAAGCACGGCTCCCACGGATGGCACAGAGCCATCAATGAGTTACGCAAGCCAACGGAGCGACCTGTCCGGCAATTCGTAGCTAGCAGGCTTCGCCATGCAAGCCGGAGCATCGCTCGGCTCAGCTTTCGCCATTCATCCAGTCTGGCATCGTGTGCAATACATGGTGCTGTGCTGCTTGCGCGGCTGCGACCGCCATCCTGTGAGTCGTCCCGGGGTTGGCCAACAGCCACTCCAGGCCGCGCCGCCACTCGTCTGGATCATCGCCGGCCAGCAGCCCGTTCACGCCATCCTCGACGATTTCGGTATAGGGGGAGCGCCGCGAGTAGATCCCCACGCCGCCCATGGCCGCAATATCCAGGAACTTGATGAAGGACTTGCCGCGATTGAACGGGGTATCGAGCAGCGGCGCCAGGCCGATATGCACGCGCCGCCGCGCCTGGTAGGCGCGAAACTTCTGCCAGGAGAGCGGCGCCGGGCAGCAGGTACGCGGCAGGTCGGCCAGCAAACCCGGCATGTGCTCCCCCAGCATCATCTCGAGTTCGGTATCGCAGCGCTGGCGCTGGATTGCCTGCAGGGCCGGGGCAATATGGGCCAGATCCGCCCGGTGGGCACGAGTGCCGTGAAACCCGATACGCCAAGGTTGTTCACCGGTCGGTCCGTTCACGAAGTGCGCCAGTTCCGGAAGCGGCGAAATCAGCGGCGGTGTCATCACCCGCACGTTGCCGTGACGCGGCCTCAGCCGAGCCGCCAGCTGCACGCTGCAGGCCACCACCTCATCAGCCAACGCCAGCAGGCGCGCTTGCTGGGCGGCGGCCGACACCATGCGGGCTCGATAGCCCGACGGCAGCGTCTCATTCTCGGCCGCCGCCCCCAGGTCATCATCGATCAGGTAGACGATGCGCCCGAAGCGGGCTCGCTCTCGCTCGAGCCACTGGAGCGCCACGGCTGGCAGGGTGCGGGAAAGCACCAGATTGGCCCCCGGCTGGCGGCTCAACACCCAGCGCGCCAACCGCCAGCGCCAGCCGCGTGCATCCAACCGCCCCACGTCGTGGCCCGCGGAACGCAAACGGGGCGCAACCGACTCGAGAAAGTAGATATCCTCGGTCGGTCGCGCCCCGTCGCTTAGTACCAGCCAGCGCTCACTATTCACCACTCAGCACTCACCTCTAACCATCCACCTCTCACCAACAAAGCGCTCACTATGCACTAGATTAACGCAACGAGAAATCCTCATGCACCAGGGTCAGGTTCGGGTTATAGGCCGGGTCATGATCGAGGTGAGGTCCCCAGGTGCGGCGCATATAGTCGCACTCCGCTAGCCAGCGGGCGCGCTTCTTCGGCGTGTCGTCGGCGCCACGGGAGACGGACTCGTGATGATAGAGCTCGGCATGCGGCGTCCAGAGATTGCGGTAGCCCGCTTCGCGGACCTTCAGGCAGAGGTCGACGTCGTTGTAGGCCACCGCCAGATCGGACTCGTTGAGCCCGCCCACTTCCTCGAAGACGCTCCGCCGCAACAGCAGACAGGCCGCCGTGACCGCCGAGAGGTTCTGCGTCACCTTGAGCCGCCCCTGGAACCCAGCTTCGTCGCGCTGGAAGAAGCGATGGCCGTGGCCGGCGATGCTGCCAAGGCCGAGGATCACGCCGCCATGCTGCACGGTGTCGTTGGGGTAGTAGAGCTTGGCCCCCACGCAGCCGATCTCCGGGCGACAGGCCTGCGCCACCATCTCGGTCAGCCAATGCGCGTCGATCGGTTCGATGTCGTTGTTCACCAGCCCGATGATCTCACCGCGCGCATGACGCGCGCCGAAGTTGTTGATGGCCGAGTAGTTGAAGGGATGATTCCAGCGCAGCACACGCACCCTGGTGTCTCGCTGCTCCACCTCGTCCATGTAGCCCAGCGTCTCCGGGCAGGTACTCCCGTTATCGAGGATCAGCAGCTCGAAGTGACCATAGTCGGTGCGCTCCAGAATAGCGTCGACGCAGGGACGCAGAATCGCCACTCCGTCGCGGGTCGGCACCAGCAGGCTGACCAGCGGTGCCGGCTCGGGAATCGGCCAGCGCACCCTCACGCTGCCGGGCAGCAGACCCGGTACGGCCTGGGCGCCAGGCCGGACCGTCTGGCGCGCGATCTCATCCAGGTAGTGCTGGGTGAGTGCCACGGCCCCGGCATCCTCACCGGGGGCACCCTCGGGCGCGGCGCCCTCCCAATCGCCACGGTGCAACAGCACCCGAGGCAGATGCCTCACCCGACTAGCGGCGTCATGGGCATTGATCGCCAGGAAGCGCAGGGCCGTCGCCTGCAGCGTGGCCTGCCAGGTCTCTCCCCCCTGGCCCGCGGCATAGCCGCCCATGGCCTCCAGGGCGTGCCGCGAGAAGCCGACCATATTGCCCAGATAGGGCTGCGAGAGCAGCAGGTCGGGGTTCCAGCCGGGCTTGAAGTTCGGCGCGTGGCGCTGCCCGTCGGCATCAAGGCGATCCTCGTCGGCATAGAGCAGCCAGGGGGCCGGCCGCTGCTCGAAGGCTTCGGCCAGATCCACCAGCGCATCGTCCGCGAGGCGGCACCCCGGCGCCAGCAGCAGGATCAGCTCACCGCTAGCGTTCTCCAGCGCCGCGTTGAGCCGCGCCGCGCCTTCGTCTTCCGGCGCTTCGAGCTGCCGAACTCCGGATAGTGACTCGACGTTCTGCGTTACCGCTTCGCGCAGCGCCTTACCGGATCCAGTCGGCAGCAGGACCCATGTTTCCCAATCGTCATACGCCTGACGGTTCAGGCAGGCCAAGCGCGCCTCGAGGTCGGCGATCGCCTCGGGCGTCTCGGCGTCGAGGGGCAGCAGAAGGGTCACCCGGGACCTCGCCTCGCCCACCACAATAGGCTCGCGCCGCTGGCCGCTCTCGACCTGGTCGATCCACTGGCGGTAGTTGTGCTTGGAGCAGAGACTGATGAAGGTCATCTCGTAGTCGTCCATCGCCTGGGCACACCAGCCACGCCTCGCCTCCCGCGCCCGAGCGGCCAACTCGCGGCGTGCCTCGCGCTTCGAGAGCCCCCGATAACGCTGGTGTGCCGTCACCAGGCGCTGCAGCAGGCGGTCCCGAGCAAACCAGGGCGTCAGCCACACGCAGCGCAGGTGGGTCAGCCGGATGCGCCCCCGGGCATTCATCGGGCAGAAGGTGATGCGTCGCGTGCCGACAGGCACGCGCACCAACCGCTTGGTGATCTTGCCCGCCCGCAGCGGCATCTCGACCGTGGTGACCCCGTGGCGGGTCTCGAACGACAGGCTCGCCGCCACGCCGGTTACCGAACGTTCCCCGGCCAGCTCGATCATGTTCCAGCCGGGCAGCGGCCGCGGTCCCTTCCAGACAAACGCCGCCTCGCTGCCCGTGACCAGCCATTCGCCGTCTTCGCAAGGCTCGAGCTGCTGATCTGGCACCAGCGAAATCGGGTGACGGCGGTGCAACTGCCAGGGTGAAGCGGAAAGGCTCAGACTGGATTTCTGGGACATGAAGACTCGATACGGGCATGCATTCAAGAGGCAATCGATGGCTCGACGTCGAGCCATCGATCGAGTGAAAGGTGCGGCAGTCTAGCAGCTCTTGGGCGTCTCCCAGTGAGAAGATTCACGGCAAAACCCGACCCTGTTCAGGCCTTACGGCGGGCCGCCAGACGCTCCGACGCCAGGCACTGCCAGCGTGCCAGACCCCAGGCCTCCAGATCCGACTCGGCCGCCTCGATGGCACGTTCTTCCACGCGCGCGAATTCTTGCTCATCGAGTCTTGCGACCTTGTCGCAAATCATTCTCGAGAGCGACTGGTCGAGGGCCGGCACTTGAACCAGGAAGCGGGCGTTGGTCTGCACTACCAGATAGTCGGGTCGGGTCGCCGCCACCACCTCGGGGTCGAGGTTGCCTGCGCTGTGAATGAAGATCACTCGCCGGAACAAGCGGCTCAGGAAGTGGAACATCGAATTGGTCGAGGAGGAGCCGAAAACCAGGCAGGTCCCCTCCATGAGCGCCTCAGGATAAGCGATCACCAGCAGCCGGCCGAAGTTGGGCAGGCCGTTGTCGTAGACTCGGTGCCGAACGAAGCTGAACGATTTCAGCATCGCCACCTCGCAGGTCTGGCGGGGCGAAAGCTTGTTGCCCAGGTCGCCGCCCATGGCACGGGTGGCATAGCGATCGTCGGCGAAGGTCTTCACGACCGCATCCCGAGCAAGCCCCAGCGAGACCGCCAGCTCTACGGTGGCGGTCATCGCGCCCCGCTGTGTCCAGTGGGTGTCGGTGCGGATGAAGGCGTCGTCGCCCAGCGCCTCAAGGGCCGACACCGGATGCACGATGCCCAGCGCCTCCGGCAGCGCCAGCAGCTGATCGACCGGCTGGCCGGCCTCCTGCTTCACGGGATGATAGCGCGCGCCCATCACCGTCTCCTTGGCCGGCGCCACCAGCATTGTCCAGGGGCTACCGACCTCGGCGGCCAATCGCGCCAACCCACTCAGGTAGGTCTGCCAGCCGGCCAGTCCGCGCTCGGTGAGTCTCACGCGCCCCCGGTACTGATCGACGCTGGCGTTGGTGTCGTTGTCCAGGAACAGCCAGCCCGCCCGACCCTCCACTACCTTCAAGGGGCCCGCGTCGTCGGCCTCCACCGGCCGGCACCTCACGTCCTGCAGCGGCCAGCGCCGATCGTCCAGCACCAGCTCAAGATGGAAGTGCGCAAGCCGCGCCGGCACCGTGAAGCGAAAGCCGCAGCTGCGCTGCGGGTGCACCTCGGGGGCCTCGCCGAGCACCGCCTCGATCACGTCCGGCCGCTCGATCTCCAGGGGGTGGCACAGCTCGTGTTCGGGCAGCCAGCGTGCTACCACCCGCACCCGCGGCGCCGCCTCGGCCAGCTCATCGGGCAGCAGCACCCAGCCCTGCACCACGCGCCCGGAAGGCAGGCACCAGGGCGCGCGCTGCTCCGAGGGATAGTCGAGAGCCCAGCGGAACGGGGGAGCGTCCTGGGTCGAGCCCATCGTGTCGCGCACCCGACGCCCCAGGCGTCGCACGAGCTCCAAGGGCCACTCGATGGCCGCCTCGCCCCATACCTGTCCCGACTCGGCGGCCGGTGGGGCCGCCATGGCCTCCTTGAGGCGCGGGGCCAGCGAGGCCGCCCGCTCGCAGCGCTCCTCGTTGCGATCATGGCGCTCGAAGTACGAACGCCCCTTGACGTAGCCCGACTGGGCGGCGCTGCCCCGCTTGGATTTGCCGGCCAGGAACTCCTCCACCGACTTGACGAGATAGTGATTGACCCGCGCGCCCTCCCACACCACCTCCTCGCTCAGGCCGGGCCGCTCGCGCCCCTCGCGATCGGTGCGCAACCGCAGGGGCTCGCCTCGGGCATCGACGTGTCGCCCGCGGCTGAGCCGCACGTGGTGCGGGTTGTCGAAGCCGGACACACATTGCGGGCGCACCAGGCTCTTGTAGTGGCGATTGGGGCCGAAGGCCTGAGAGCCACGGCGTGTGAAGCGCTCGACGACCAGCCCCGGCTCGCGAAACACCTCGCCGGCAGAGCCGAAGCAGGCCCAGTTCAGCACCACGGCGCCGACGCTTTCGTCGGCGAAGCGCCGCTCGAGCCAGGGCAGCAGCGACGGCACGCGCTGCGTGTCCGCCGATGCCGGCGTGGCCTCATCCATGGGCAGCAGGAACTCGTCGGCATCGATGAACGCCAGCACCTCGATCTGCGGCGGGCAGGCCGAAAGCAGGCGCTCGTAGGCCGCCAGCTGGGGCGGTGTCTTCCCTACCGTGGGGACATCGAGCAGGGTGACATCGCCGCGCGCGGCGAGCAGCTCACGGGTGCCGTCGCTGCTGCCGTTATCGGCGATCAGAAAATGACAGGCCCCCACCAGTCGATGATAGGCCAGCCATTCGGGCAGGCTGTCTGCCTCGTTCTTGACGATCGCGGCCACGGCAAGCTTCACGCCGGTCTCCTTTCTGTGATTGCAGGATCTGAAAAATCCGGCAGCGCCGCATAGGCCTCATACAGGGCCGCCGCCATGGCGGCCTCACCGAAGCGCTCTTGCGCTCGACAGCGCCCCGCCTCGCC includes the following:
- a CDS encoding aminotransferase class I/II-fold pyridoxal phosphate-dependent enzyme, which gives rise to MSRTRHTSDLKQQLLGEARGRRRTRPAAPPSRDEAPGAPPSTTGVPEHLTRFDQHPGYQQLSMMREGARRLGLTDPFFKRHDGNAGATTTIQGREYLNFASYNYLGFSGDPRVNRAAQDALERYGSSVSASRIVSGERPIHGELEAALAEAYGVDDAVAFVSGHATNVSTLGYLLGPRDLVLHDAYVHNSALVGAQLSGAQRMAFAHNDPAALEDLLSRHRHRFERVMIVIEGLYSMDGDLPDLPRFVEIKRRHQAWLMVDEAHSFGVLGERGLGLREHFDVPASDVDIWMGTLSKTLAGCGGFIAGCQALVDTLRYLAPGFLYSVGMPAQVAAPSLAALALMREEPERARRLREISRYFLDRARDRGLDTGESIGAAVVPVILGSSPLAASVSHALFERGINVQPILHPAVPEKSARLRFFLSCDHTEADIDCTLDELTAILAAHP
- a CDS encoding glycosyltransferase family 2 protein; amino-acid sequence: MKLAVAAIVKNEADSLPEWLAYHRLVGACHFLIADNGSSDGTRELLAARGDVTLLDVPTVGKTPPQLAAYERLLSACPPQIEVLAFIDADEFLLPMDEATPASADTQRVPSLLPWLERRFADESVGAVVLNWACFGSAGEVFREPGLVVERFTRRGSQAFGPNRHYKSLVRPQCVSGFDNPHHVRLSRGRHVDARGEPLRLRTDREGRERPGLSEEVVWEGARVNHYLVKSVEEFLAGKSKRGSAAQSGYVKGRSYFERHDRNEERCERAASLAPRLKEAMAAPPAAESGQVWGEAAIEWPLELVRRLGRRVRDTMGSTQDAPPFRWALDYPSEQRAPWCLPSGRVVQGWVLLPDELAEAAPRVRVVARWLPEHELCHPLEIERPDVIEAVLGEAPEVHPQRSCGFRFTVPARLAHFHLELVLDDRRWPLQDVRCRPVEADDAGPLKVVEGRAGWLFLDNDTNASVDQYRGRVRLTERGLAGWQTYLSGLARLAAEVGSPWTMLVAPAKETVMGARYHPVKQEAGQPVDQLLALPEALGIVHPVSALEALGDDAFIRTDTHWTQRGAMTATVELAVSLGLARDAVVKTFADDRYATRAMGGDLGNKLSPRQTCEVAMLKSFSFVRHRVYDNGLPNFGRLLVIAYPEALMEGTCLVFGSSSTNSMFHFLSRLFRRVIFIHSAGNLDPEVVAATRPDYLVVQTNARFLVQVPALDQSLSRMICDKVARLDEQEFARVEERAIEAAESDLEAWGLARWQCLASERLAARRKA
- the cysQ gene encoding 3'(2'),5'-bisphosphate nucleotidase CysQ, with translation MPLDMPDLLDQAHTIAKDAGDAIMAIYARDFSIEEKADKSPLTEADQAAHEVIVAGLEALPGEIPVLSEEHTEGFAGADADGRYWLVDPLDGTKEFIKRNGEFTVNIALIEYGKPVLGVVVAPALEVSYLAAEGVGAFKVEGDGGRRSIHVAGRPAENAIWRVVGSRSHPSPDLAEWLEELGEHEMVPMGSSLKLCLVAEGAADVYPRLGPTCLWDTGAAQAVVEQAGGRVDTLEGQPLSYATPAQHLNPHFIVWGSA
- a CDS encoding outer membrane beta-barrel protein, whose translation is MNRHTVLALAWLLIPPSVAFDAEAAEFYLFADGGIAEPDLGTLDRRQQRHVARMTGNDEGAPVSVDDRSAAGVIGVGLLPFRHLALELSYHYLGDYRLESRARIDTASHQLDARTTTDVEVRGWGLSGKLLLPIGEALSATATLGVARLETDITAVTTSRGTVLGESISRRERDTYSVEDTVGILGIGAWYQYGPHVGLRLDYRYLGGFGQGDDGGDSDLDLVTAGLVYVF
- a CDS encoding glycosyltransferase gives rise to the protein MVNSERWLVLSDGARPTEDIYFLESVAPRLRSAGHDVGRLDARGWRWRLARWVLSRQPGANLVLSRTLPAVALQWLERERARFGRIVYLIDDDLGAAAENETLPSGYRARMVSAAAQQARLLALADEVVACSVQLAARLRPRHGNVRVMTPPLISPLPELAHFVNGPTGEQPWRIGFHGTRAHRADLAHIAPALQAIQRQRCDTELEMMLGEHMPGLLADLPRTCCPAPLSWQKFRAYQARRRVHIGLAPLLDTPFNRGKSFIKFLDIAAMGGVGIYSRRSPYTEIVEDGVNGLLAGDDPDEWRRGLEWLLANPGTTHRMAVAAAQAAQHHVLHTMPDWMNGES
- a CDS encoding glycosyltransferase, whose translation is MSQKSSLSLSASPWQLHRRHPISLVPDQQLEPCEDGEWLVTGSEAAFVWKGPRPLPGWNMIELAGERSVTGVAASLSFETRHGVTTVEMPLRAGKITKRLVRVPVGTRRITFCPMNARGRIRLTHLRCVWLTPWFARDRLLQRLVTAHQRYRGLSKREARRELAARAREARRGWCAQAMDDYEMTFISLCSKHNYRQWIDQVESGQRREPIVVGEARSRVTLLLPLDAETPEAIADLEARLACLNRQAYDDWETWVLLPTGSGKALREAVTQNVESLSGVRQLEAPEDEGAARLNAALENASGELILLLAPGCRLADDALVDLAEAFEQRPAPWLLYADEDRLDADGQRHAPNFKPGWNPDLLLSQPYLGNMVGFSRHALEAMGGYAAGQGGETWQATLQATALRFLAINAHDAASRVRHLPRVLLHRGDWEGAAPEGAPGEDAGAVALTQHYLDEIARQTVRPGAQAVPGLLPGSVRVRWPIPEPAPLVSLLVPTRDGVAILRPCVDAILERTDYGHFELLILDNGSTCPETLGYMDEVEQRDTRVRVLRWNHPFNYSAINNFGARHARGEIIGLVNNDIEPIDAHWLTEMVAQACRPEIGCVGAKLYYPNDTVQHGGVILGLGSIAGHGHRFFQRDEAGFQGRLKVTQNLSAVTAACLLLRRSVFEEVGGLNESDLAVAYNDVDLCLKVREAGYRNLWTPHAELYHHESVSRGADDTPKKRARWLAECDYMRRTWGPHLDHDPAYNPNLTLVHEDFSLR